The DNA window GCGTATATTCGGCTAAACCCGATCGAAACTGATGCGCCCGAGGCTGTTTCAAGGCTCGTCGGCTGGACACGGCACCTCGGCACAAAAGCGCAGGCAGTGGTATCAAGGAATAATCATGCGGGACAAGGATACATCCGGGTCGGTGGAGACCCGGTTTTGGAGAAACCCGTGCAGGTTCCTAAAGGGCATATTGCGGTCTACGTGGGTCCACGAGATGGGGATTCTCAGAGGATGTTGGTGCCCCTAGCGTATATTAATCACCCTTTGTTTGTGGATTTGCTCAAAGAGTCCGAAAAGGAATACGGGTTCAATCATCCGGGTGGAATAACGATACCTTGTCGGATCTCGGAGTTTGAGCGTGTCCAGACCCGGATCAAGGCGGTTCAATGTACCCGGAAGTTGCAGGTTCGGAAGAGATCCAAAAGAAGTTTAATGGGTTAACGTATATACGTAGACAGATACGAATTGtgactaatattatatattaaattttttacatATGATATAATCTGTAAGGATAAAATGAAAGTTTAAAGTTGTTAATGTGTTTGATATTAAAGATTTATTCTTGTACAATGAAAGTTTAaagtttttttatttgtttgatattataagatttatttttttatgacgaTATTATACCATTTTATTTAATGATAATCATCAGAAGGACTTAACATTATGAATTTTATGTTCACGATGATATGTTTGAAATGTTATAAAATATGTGAAgatgatttgatttttaaaacacgatattttaaataaagcaggatatcaattttttaaaacGACTTATAAGCTGACAAACTgtttattttgacaatttataggatgttttttttttttaaattatcaaacaaaatttcaaaatttataagAAGAGAGCTTATAATCTCTGCTAAACAATCTCTTGATCAAATGTGTACTCTCTTAATCAAACGTGTCGTAGACAATGAGGCAACGATTACTATAAAGTAATTAATGGGTTAATGTCAATGCAAAACTGTGACTTTTGTTTTAAGTTGAAAATTTTTAGTTTTAGTTTTCTCTATAATTAATTTTCATCTCTTAAGTTCAATGATAATATTTCAGAAGAAGGTCCAAAATCCATTTTCCATACTACTATTAATTATATCACTATATACAAGCTtggtcaaaaaaataaaataaaattatattactATAAACTTGAAATAGTTTTTAATTTTATAGAGACTACATTTCTTTTTTTgtgataaatatatataatacataGGTAAATTACATGACCTAAAGTGAAAGTTGATctactttttaaaaataatttttctattaATAAGAaaccattttttttctttcgaaGAATTAGAAACCAAATTTGAACTCGCATGCATGCTTTTACACGTATACACGAGAAATTTGTATCGTAAAATCTAAAGTaggaattttttaatattacaaTAAATCctcaaagataaaataaaagagTAGTAAATTTATGGGATAACATTCTCCCAGTTCCATTTTACCTGCGATTCCCTAATGCTGCACGAACCACAGTGAAAATGCTACCAAGAGGATAAAAGCACAAGAAGATAATACAGAAAACATTCTCAGACGAAGCACTGATACATGACAAGCACTGAAATACATACATGATACATGCTCCAAAATTTCGGAACAATAAAAACGGTCATTCAGTCACTTTTATACCTGTAAGGTAGACTTGGGACTGGATCACGCCACCACCAATCCAAAAGCCGGGCATAACCATTAGGCCGACTTTAGGATTTTGATCACTGTCTTCTGTAATGTACTTTTTAACGACGCTTTCCATATAAACTTCCGAAAACTCATTGTCACGCTTCACTTGAAAGATTTTGACGGGAGGATCAAAAGAATGTGCCAACATGTGCAAAAGCCAAATCGACATGGCAAGTTTCAGAAAAGCCTGGTAAAAGGCAGTCCTAGGATGTCCACCTCCCATTATAAAATTCCAGTGGTCTAGGTTTCCAAAAAATGAAGCTTCCATTTTTGGATGGATCAGTATTAGGTATTTGTTCTGGCAAAATTTTCCAAAAGCTGAATCTGGAGTCTGGCATACGGCATCTAGAGGATCCATTTCCCTCAAGGCAAGATACTGCTGGAACAAACTGTCATTCGGAATCTCTAGTGGGTTTTCTGGTTTTATGGAATAGCTTTCATCTTGGAAATCAAtgaacattctttggcatatgTGAGATTCAAAGGCATATTTCTTGTGAGCTCGCTTTGCATAAACAATATCTGGCTCTATGGAGTTTGCTGCGGCGTCAAGATCCCATCCAGGCTGCTTTCATCATGTTAATCAAAGGTTTGGAAAAGTCGTGGATGGCCCTGGAAGCAGCTTCCACTGCTGACTTGAAAAGATCCGGTGACAACTC is part of the Primulina eburnea isolate SZY01 chromosome 1, ASM2296580v1, whole genome shotgun sequence genome and encodes:
- the LOC140813722 gene encoding uncharacterized protein, encoding MSCRRHGFLIKHHLTTLFRRFFRRNRSSDAYIRLNPIETDAPEAVSRLVGWTRHLGTKAQAVVSRNNHAGQGYIRVGGDPVLEKPVQVPKGHIAVYVGPRDGDSQRMLVPLAYINHPLFVDLLKESEKEYGFNHPGGITIPCRISEFERVQTRIKAVQCTRKLQVRKRSKRSLMG